The Nitrosomonas sp. sh817 genome includes a window with the following:
- a CDS encoding type II toxin-antitoxin system Phd/YefM family antitoxin has translation MITANDLKTKGIACVEESLADKTEDVITVRGKECYVVMKIEQYHYLREMELEAALHEARRDMASGQFSKDTVDQHVEDTFAK, from the coding sequence ATGATTACAGCCAACGATTTAAAAACCAAAGGGATCGCCTGCGTGGAAGAAAGTCTGGCGGATAAAACGGAAGACGTCATCACCGTGCGCGGCAAAGAGTGTTACGTCGTAATGAAAATCGAGCAATACCATTATTTGCGGGAAATGGAACTGGAAGCCGCTCTGCACGAAGCGCGACGCGACATGGCAAGCGGCCAATTCAGCAAGGACACAGTCGATCAGCACGTTGAAGATACTTTCGCCAAATGA
- a CDS encoding type II toxin-antitoxin system mRNA interferase toxin, RelE/StbE family gives MSYTLIFTDSYKKRARRFAQKHPELKEPYRKVLELLSYNPFHPSLRIHALSGKLTGLHSVSINLSYRITLEIMITEKEIILVNAGSHEEILK, from the coding sequence ATGAGCTACACGCTCATTTTTACCGACAGCTACAAAAAACGCGCCCGCCGCTTCGCGCAAAAACACCCGGAACTTAAAGAACCCTACCGCAAAGTGCTGGAGTTGCTCAGCTACAACCCTTTTCACCCTTCGCTGAGAATCCATGCGCTTTCAGGCAAATTGACCGGATTGCATTCGGTATCGATCAATCTCAGTTACCGCATCACGTTGGAAATCATGATTACTGAAAAAGAAATCATTCTGGTGAATGCCGGCAGTCATGAGGAGATACTAAAATAG
- a CDS encoding ATP/GTP-binding protein → MLIEFSVANFRSLFERQTFSLVKASGNELVESNAFKVQAANEHHLLRSAAIYGPNAGGKSNLLLAMKTMERIVLKSATNFQRGDKLPVIPFRLSQAALDKPSEFEVSFIVGQVRYQYGFTATTERVHEEWLLAYPKGRSQLWIGRTWNIENQRYDWEPCDNLSGEKQLWQKSTRDNALFLSTAVQLNSKQLQPIYDWFKTTLRITSSDGWSPIFSASLCDKNEKAQVMEFLHAADLNIEDIVIKEKPFDVNELSDDMPSHLKELIASDFKDKQIIDIKTVHKSIDGADVVFDFEQESDGTQKLFAFAGPWIDCLAHGYVLFVDELHDNLHPKLVHFLVQLFHDTETNPKNAQLIFTTHETSILNQEVFRRDQIWFCEKNQQNATVVYPLTDFSPRKGRENLELAYLSGRYGALPYVRSLRKKLNGNG, encoded by the coding sequence ATGCTAATCGAATTTAGTGTAGCTAACTTTCGTTCATTATTTGAGCGTCAAACATTTAGTCTTGTCAAAGCTAGTGGCAATGAATTGGTTGAATCCAACGCTTTCAAAGTCCAAGCTGCTAATGAGCACCATCTGCTTAGATCAGCCGCTATCTATGGCCCAAACGCTGGAGGAAAATCCAATTTATTACTCGCCATGAAAACCATGGAACGTATCGTACTAAAATCAGCAACAAATTTTCAACGAGGCGACAAATTACCAGTTATTCCTTTTCGTCTCAGTCAAGCAGCACTTGATAAACCAAGTGAATTTGAAGTGTCTTTCATCGTTGGTCAAGTACGCTATCAATACGGATTTACGGCTACGACAGAGCGTGTCCATGAAGAATGGCTCTTAGCTTACCCAAAAGGACGATCTCAACTTTGGATTGGACGTACCTGGAATATAGAAAATCAGCGTTATGATTGGGAGCCATGTGACAATCTCTCGGGAGAGAAACAATTATGGCAAAAATCTACCCGTGATAATGCGCTTTTTTTGTCAACTGCTGTGCAACTCAATAGCAAGCAACTTCAACCAATCTATGATTGGTTCAAAACCACATTGAGAATCACTAGTTCCGACGGGTGGAGTCCTATTTTTAGTGCGTCATTATGTGATAAAAACGAGAAAGCACAAGTGATGGAATTTTTACATGCTGCTGACTTGAATATTGAAGATATCGTAATTAAAGAGAAGCCTTTTGATGTTAATGAATTAAGTGATGATATGCCTTCACATTTAAAAGAGTTAATTGCAAGCGATTTCAAAGACAAACAAATTATTGATATCAAAACTGTTCACAAGAGTATAGACGGTGCAGATGTAGTTTTTGATTTTGAGCAAGAATCCGATGGTACACAAAAATTATTTGCATTTGCAGGCCCATGGATTGATTGTCTAGCTCACGGTTATGTCCTGTTTGTTGATGAGTTGCATGACAATCTGCATCCCAAATTGGTACATTTTTTAGTGCAATTATTCCACGATACCGAAACGAATCCTAAAAATGCACAGCTGATTTTCACTACTCATGAAACTTCCATTCTAAACCAAGAGGTATTTAGGCGTGACCAGATCTGGTTTTGTGAGAAAAATCAACAAAATGCTACTGTCGTTTATCCTCTCACAGATTTTAGTCCCCGTAAAGGTCGAGAAAATCTTGAATTAGCTTATTTATCAGGTCGATATGGTGCATTACCTTATGTTAGATCATTAAGGAAAAAACTTAATGGGAACGGATGA
- a CDS encoding RloB family protein produces MGTDDFFKKNKAKSSKQLARGGEKREPYAKVLIVCEGEKTEPNYFEELKDYYALSSVNVKIDGSCGSDPVSVVEYGKKLYRKEKVSGDAFDKVYCVFDKDTHSNYDKAMNAIRTANPKDTYIAINSVPCFEYWLLLHFTFTTQPFRALPNNSACNQVLIQLTSNVGMVKYSKGQHGIFEKLINLLDQAKVNANLSLQTAEAVCTDNPTTRVHELISFLQQIKS; encoded by the coding sequence ATGGGAACGGATGATTTTTTCAAAAAAAATAAAGCCAAAAGCTCAAAGCAGCTGGCACGTGGTGGTGAAAAGCGCGAACCGTATGCCAAAGTATTAATTGTATGCGAAGGTGAAAAAACTGAGCCAAATTACTTTGAAGAACTAAAAGATTACTATGCTTTAAGTAGCGTCAATGTCAAAATTGATGGTAGCTGTGGTTCTGATCCAGTCAGTGTTGTGGAATATGGGAAAAAGCTCTATCGCAAAGAAAAAGTAAGTGGAGACGCATTCGATAAAGTCTATTGTGTTTTTGATAAAGATACACATTCCAATTATGACAAAGCCATGAATGCCATTCGTACCGCAAACCCAAAGGATACCTACATTGCAATCAATTCCGTACCCTGTTTTGAATATTGGCTATTGCTCCATTTTACCTTCACTACACAACCATTCAGAGCATTACCTAACAACAGTGCCTGCAATCAAGTTTTAATTCAATTAACTTCAAATGTCGGAATGGTCAAATATAGCAAGGGGCAGCATGGCATATTTGAAAAACTTATCAATCTGCTTGATCAAGCAAAAGTTAATGCTAATCTCTCTTTACAGACAGCTGAAGCGGTTTGCACAGATAATCCAACCACTCGTGTACATGAGTTGATATCATTCCTACAACAAATAAAATCTTAA
- a CDS encoding NnrS family protein: MLTVLWWIFDLTGRYGIAGSVTNWSVAPTWAHAFLMVYGFFPFFIFGFLFTTYPNWMNGEKVKPQEYIATCALMAVGVVLFYAGLLTHKAISITGVELMLTGWGIAVYVLLRILLTAPAEDKRHARVTSVALVMGWLGMLAYLVWLVTGAALALDCARAAGLWFFLLPIVLTVSHRMIPFFSSRVLDNYEMVRPFWMLWLMLAFIAAHGLLQCFELTGYLWLADFPLAGCALYLSYRWQLQRSFQVSLLAVLHISFAWFGVAMALYAVQSLVYFASGNFILGLAPLHALGIGFFSGMILAMASRVTLGHSGRPLELDRFTWLLFLGFQATAVIRILADLIPAIAAMFYVLAALVWLVCFGLWAVKFAPIYWRARVDGKAG; the protein is encoded by the coding sequence GTGCTGACTGTGTTGTGGTGGATTTTCGACCTGACCGGACGCTACGGTATCGCCGGATCGGTGACCAATTGGAGCGTCGCGCCGACCTGGGCGCATGCGTTTTTGATGGTTTACGGTTTTTTTCCGTTTTTTATTTTCGGTTTTCTGTTTACTACGTATCCGAACTGGATGAACGGTGAAAAGGTAAAACCGCAAGAATATATCGCCACCTGTGCTTTGATGGCAGTGGGCGTGGTGCTGTTTTATGCCGGCCTGCTGACGCATAAAGCGATCAGCATTACCGGCGTGGAATTGATGCTGACCGGTTGGGGCATCGCGGTGTACGTGCTGCTGCGCATCTTGCTTACCGCCCCGGCGGAGGACAAACGTCACGCCCGGGTTACCAGCGTTGCATTGGTAATGGGATGGTTGGGTATGCTGGCGTATTTGGTATGGCTGGTGACCGGCGCTGCACTGGCGCTCGATTGCGCGCGCGCTGCCGGATTGTGGTTTTTCCTGCTGCCCATCGTGTTGACCGTGTCGCACCGCATGATTCCGTTCTTCTCCAGCCGCGTGCTCGACAATTACGAAATGGTGCGGCCGTTTTGGATGCTGTGGCTGATGCTCGCCTTTATCGCCGCGCACGGCCTGCTGCAATGTTTTGAACTGACCGGCTATCTGTGGCTCGCCGACTTTCCGCTGGCTGGGTGTGCGCTGTATTTATCGTACCGCTGGCAATTGCAACGCAGCTTTCAAGTAAGCCTGTTGGCGGTGCTGCACATCTCGTTCGCCTGGTTCGGTGTGGCCATGGCGCTGTACGCCGTGCAAAGCCTGGTGTATTTCGCCTCCGGTAATTTTATTCTGGGACTCGCCCCGCTGCACGCGCTCGGCATTGGTTTCTTCTCTGGCATGATCCTCGCCATGGCCTCGCGCGTCACCCTCGGTCATTCCGGACGGCCACTCGAACTCGACCGCTTCACCTGGCTGCTGTTCCTGGGCTTCCAGGCAACCGCCGTCATCCGCATTCTGGCCGACCTCATCCCAGCGATTGCGGCGATGTTTTACGTGCTGGCGGCACTGGTTTGGTTAGTGTGTTTTGGGTTGTGGGCGGTTAAGTTCGCACCGATTTATTGGCGTGCGAGGGTGGATGGGAAGGCGGGGTAA
- a CDS encoding 3',5'-nucleoside bisphosphate phosphatase, with amino-acid sequence MLNIDLHCHSSISDGVLTPTQLVERAALRCVETLALTDHDDIAGLAEARQIAEAKGIDFINGVEISVSWRGRTLHIVGLDIDPNYAPLAEGLAKVREGRTQRARNIAAELEKIGIQGSLEGAYTFVGVRSLIGRTHFARFLAEQGYAKDVKSVFKKYLVKGKPGYTPHEWAPLSDAVDWIRGSGGRAVIAHPGRYDLGKNVLNDLLDEFAALGGSAIEVVTSSHTHEQMQLFARYANDRNLLASCGSDFHGPGESHFDLGQLPEFPLGCTPVWHHFRSSSTAELVY; translated from the coding sequence ATGCTTAATATCGATCTGCATTGCCACTCCTCGATTTCCGATGGTGTACTGACGCCGACCCAATTGGTCGAGCGCGCTGCGCTGCGCTGCGTTGAAACATTGGCCTTGACCGATCACGACGATATTGCCGGACTTGCGGAAGCGCGTCAGATCGCGGAAGCCAAAGGCATTGATTTTATCAATGGTGTTGAGATATCCGTCAGTTGGCGCGGACGCACGCTCCATATTGTCGGATTGGATATCGACCCGAATTATGCCCCATTGGCCGAGGGTTTGGCAAAAGTGCGCGAAGGCCGCACGCAACGCGCCAGAAATATCGCCGCGGAACTGGAAAAAATCGGCATTCAGGGCAGTCTGGAAGGCGCCTACACCTTTGTCGGCGTGCGCAGCCTCATCGGCCGCACGCATTTCGCGCGCTTTTTGGCCGAACAAGGTTATGCCAAGGACGTTAAATCGGTATTCAAAAAATATCTGGTCAAGGGTAAACCGGGCTACACCCCGCATGAATGGGCGCCATTGAGCGATGCCGTCGATTGGATTCGCGGCAGCGGCGGCCGAGCGGTGATCGCGCATCCCGGGCGTTACGATCTCGGCAAAAATGTGTTGAACGATCTGCTCGATGAATTTGCCGCGTTGGGCGGCTCGGCGATTGAAGTGGTCACATCCAGCCACACTCACGAACAAATGCAGCTTTTTGCGCGTTATGCCAACGACCGGAATTTATTGGCTTCCTGCGGCTCGGATTTTCATGGGCCGGGAGAAAGCCATTTCGACCTGGGACAATTGCCGGAATTTCCATTGGGTTGCACGCCTGTTTGGCATCACTTTAGATCGTCATCGACCGCCGAGCTTGTTTATTGA
- a CDS encoding L-threonylcarbamoyladenylate synthase, translating into MAQFFAIHSDTPHLRLIKQAVAIVRSGGIIVYPTDSCYALGCHLGDKDAMTRIRTIRQVDERHHFTLVCRDLAEIATYAKVDNSQYRLLKATTPGSYTFILQATREVPRRMQHPKRNTIGLRIPDHPVVLALLEELGEPLLSSTLILPGDEYPLNDAEEIRERLEHQVELVMDAGSCGIDMTTVIDLTTDVPELVRPGKGSLEPFGISHG; encoded by the coding sequence GTGGCCCAATTTTTCGCGATTCACTCCGATACTCCGCATTTACGCTTGATTAAACAAGCCGTTGCCATCGTGCGCAGCGGCGGTATTATTGTATATCCGACCGATTCCTGTTATGCCTTGGGCTGCCATTTGGGCGACAAAGACGCAATGACGCGCATCCGCACCATCCGGCAGGTGGACGAACGGCATCATTTCACGCTGGTTTGCCGTGATCTGGCGGAAATCGCCACCTACGCCAAAGTCGACAACAGTCAATACCGCTTGCTGAAGGCCACGACGCCGGGCAGTTATACCTTTATTTTGCAAGCCACCCGCGAAGTGCCGCGGCGCATGCAGCATCCGAAACGCAACACCATCGGTCTGCGCATTCCGGATCATCCGGTCGTGCTGGCTTTGCTGGAAGAACTCGGCGAGCCTTTGCTCAGTTCCACGTTGATATTACCGGGTGACGAATATCCGCTGAACGATGCGGAAGAAATCCGAGAGCGGTTGGAACATCAAGTCGAACTCGTCATGGATGCCGGATCTTGCGGCATCGACATGACCACGGTGATCGACCTGACCACCGATGTGCCGGAATTGGTACGCCCCGGCAAAGGCAGCCTCGAACCGTTTGGAATCAGCCATGGATGA
- a CDS encoding site-2 protease family protein yields MDEIIQGIAIYALPVILAITMHEAAHGYMAKKFGDLTAFNAGRISLNPARHIDPVGTILVPMTLFILSKLTIGAGFLFGWAKPVPVNFANLRHPKRDMLWVAAAGPGANLLMAFFWALMIKLALLMPEISYAKPLALMGIAGIEINVILMVLNLLPLPPLDGGRMAVSLLPHRLAYQFSQIEPYGFMILLLLLFSGALGALIGPVILWVKIFIVSFFELYI; encoded by the coding sequence ATGGATGAGATCATTCAAGGCATTGCCATTTACGCATTGCCGGTCATTCTCGCCATTACCATGCACGAAGCGGCGCATGGTTATATGGCCAAGAAATTCGGCGATTTGACCGCCTTCAACGCCGGGCGCATCAGTCTCAATCCGGCTCGCCATATCGACCCGGTCGGCACGATTCTGGTGCCGATGACATTATTCATTCTCAGTAAATTGACCATCGGCGCGGGGTTTTTATTCGGCTGGGCCAAACCGGTGCCGGTCAATTTCGCCAATTTGCGCCATCCGAAACGCGATATGCTGTGGGTGGCTGCCGCCGGGCCGGGCGCTAATCTGCTCATGGCATTCTTCTGGGCGCTGATGATCAAATTGGCGTTGCTAATGCCCGAGATCAGCTACGCCAAACCGCTCGCTCTGATGGGCATCGCCGGTATCGAAATCAATGTGATTCTGATGGTGCTGAATTTGCTGCCGCTGCCGCCGCTCGACGGCGGACGGATGGCGGTCAGCCTGCTGCCGCATCGTTTGGCTTATCAATTTTCCCAGATCGAACCTTACGGCTTTATGATTTTACTGTTATTGTTATTCAGCGGCGCATTGGGCGCTTTGATCGGACCGGTCATTCTGTGGGTGAAAATTTTTATCGTATCTTTTTTTGAGTTATATATTTAA